In Massilia antarctica, the following are encoded in one genomic region:
- a CDS encoding VOC family protein — translation MKITRIHHVAYRCKDAKETVEWYVKYLNMDFVLAIAEDQVPSTGAPDPYMHVFLDAGMGNVLAFFELPSQAPMGRDENTPAWVQHLAMEVGSMDELLAAKARLEADGIEVIGPTNHTIFKSIYFFDPNGHRLELAVNTATPEMRQKLDAVKWDMLNEWSETRKAPKHAAWMHENPRADQH, via the coding sequence ATGAAAATCACCAGGATTCACCACGTAGCCTACCGCTGCAAGGATGCCAAAGAGACGGTCGAGTGGTACGTCAAATACCTCAACATGGACTTCGTGCTGGCCATCGCCGAAGACCAGGTGCCGTCGACCGGCGCGCCCGACCCGTACATGCACGTTTTCCTCGATGCCGGCATGGGCAATGTGCTGGCATTTTTCGAGCTGCCGAGCCAGGCGCCGATGGGCCGCGACGAGAATACCCCGGCCTGGGTCCAGCATCTGGCGATGGAAGTCGGCTCCATGGACGAGCTGCTGGCGGCCAAGGCGCGTCTTGAAGCGGATGGAATCGAGGTCATCGGCCCGACCAACCACACCATCTTCAAGTCGATCTATTTCTTCGATCCCAATGGTCACCGCCTCGAACTGGCCGTCAACACGGCCACGCCGGAAATGCGGCAAAAGCTCGACGCCGTCAAATGGGACATGCTCAACGAGTGGTCCGAGACGCGCAAGGCGCCGAAACACGCGGCCTGGATGCACGAGAACCCCCGAGCGGACCAACACTAA
- a CDS encoding dienelactone hydrolase family protein: protein MSAFTLLPSVAIERELPLDYRLNEQVIAVPAGPSRQSELQTTVFRPNGAGPFPLLIINHGKESGEPRKQTRERFIYMATAFVKRGYAVLVPMRRGFAGSTGIYADHGCNMTANGYAQASDVQDTIDFARRQDWIDPGRIVVAGQSYGGLATIALGTREVPGVRGLINFAGGLRDDAGQCDWRTQLVRAFANYGAGNKIPSLWMYGVNDSLFAPELVARMHAAFERAGGKARLVEFDAFKRDAHGMIASRDGAAIWWRETERFLQQIGMPTSEVVAVADAPSVPKTDFARVDDIAAVPYLSENGRAAYREYLHKLTPRAFAVSPSGAWCWAEEGEDPHVRALAACARTSGQPCQLYSVDDDVVWQGKLAAGGAIADSGGAGTGSL, encoded by the coding sequence GTGAGCGCCTTCACCTTGCTGCCGTCGGTGGCGATCGAGCGGGAATTGCCGCTCGACTACCGGCTCAACGAACAGGTGATCGCCGTTCCCGCCGGACCGTCCAGGCAGTCGGAATTGCAGACGACCGTGTTCCGTCCCAACGGCGCCGGCCCGTTTCCCTTGCTGATCATCAACCACGGCAAGGAATCGGGCGAGCCGCGCAAGCAGACGCGCGAGCGCTTCATCTACATGGCCACCGCCTTCGTCAAGCGCGGCTATGCCGTGCTGGTGCCGATGCGGCGCGGCTTCGCCGGCTCCACCGGCATCTACGCCGACCATGGCTGCAACATGACCGCCAACGGCTACGCCCAGGCCAGCGATGTGCAGGACACCATCGACTTCGCGCGCCGCCAGGACTGGATCGACCCCGGGCGCATCGTCGTCGCCGGCCAGTCCTACGGCGGCCTGGCCACCATTGCCCTCGGCACGCGCGAGGTGCCCGGCGTGCGCGGCCTGATCAATTTCGCCGGCGGCCTGCGCGACGACGCCGGCCAGTGCGACTGGCGCACGCAACTGGTGCGCGCCTTCGCCAACTACGGCGCCGGCAACAAGATTCCCAGCCTGTGGATGTATGGCGTGAACGATTCCTTGTTCGCGCCGGAGCTGGTGGCGCGCATGCACGCCGCCTTCGAGCGTGCCGGCGGCAAGGCGCGCCTGGTCGAATTCGACGCCTTCAAGCGCGACGCGCACGGCATGATCGCCAGCCGCGACGGCGCCGCCATCTGGTGGCGCGAGACCGAACGCTTCCTCCAGCAAATCGGCATGCCGACCAGCGAAGTGGTGGCGGTGGCCGACGCCCCCAGCGTGCCGAAAACCGATTTCGCCCGCGTCGACGACATCGCCGCCGTGCCCTACCTGAGCGAAAACGGGCGCGCCGCCTACCGCGAGTATCTGCACAAGCTGACCCCGCGCGCCTTTGCCGTCTCGCCCAGCGGGGCCTGGTGCTGGGCCGAGGAAGGAGAAGACCCGCACGTGCGCGCGCTGGCCGCCTGCGCCCGCACCAGCGGCCAGCCCTGCCAGCTGTACTCGGTCGACGACGACGTGGTGTGGCAAGGAAAACTGGCCGCCGGCGGCGCGATTGCCGACAGCGGCGGCGCGGGCACCGGCAGTCTCTGA
- a CDS encoding LysR family transcriptional regulator has product MNPTLRQMRALVALAKTGSFTLAAEYLHVTQAALSGLIKELELTLGVRVVDRSTRRIALTEVGRELTPLFSKMIDDLDGALLDIASQTRLKKGVVRIAAPQLMSCTLLPQVIAAYRTVYPEIQVRLVDCAVENVTARVFSGEVDCGIGPERDPAAQIEAAVLFEMPFVLVFPQQHPLEQRERLTWSDLAAYPFISLQGQFTERLLSDMHHALRDVPLNPVNEVTFMTTALAMVSAGLGVTVCLPYAEPLVRLHQLHMRQLHEPELTRRFFVYTRDKRSLSPAAASFMAFLFKFVESHDWNIPVAANHKPALSAGDHVAP; this is encoded by the coding sequence ATGAATCCCACCCTGCGCCAGATGCGCGCCCTCGTCGCGCTCGCCAAGACCGGCAGTTTTACCCTGGCCGCCGAGTATCTGCACGTGACCCAGGCGGCGCTGTCGGGCCTGATCAAGGAACTCGAACTGACCCTCGGCGTGCGGGTGGTCGACCGCAGCACGCGCCGGATCGCCCTGACCGAGGTCGGGCGCGAGCTGACGCCCCTGTTTTCCAAGATGATCGACGACCTCGACGGCGCACTGCTCGACATCGCCAGCCAGACACGGCTGAAAAAAGGCGTGGTCCGGATTGCCGCCCCACAGTTGATGTCGTGCACCCTGCTGCCGCAGGTTATCGCCGCCTACCGCACGGTGTATCCGGAAATCCAGGTCCGCCTGGTCGATTGCGCGGTCGAAAACGTGACGGCGCGCGTGTTCAGCGGCGAGGTCGACTGCGGCATCGGTCCCGAACGCGATCCTGCCGCCCAGATCGAGGCTGCGGTGCTGTTCGAGATGCCCTTCGTGCTGGTATTCCCGCAGCAGCACCCGCTGGAACAGCGCGAGCGCCTGACATGGTCGGACCTGGCGGCCTACCCCTTCATCTCGCTGCAGGGACAGTTCACCGAGCGCCTGCTGAGCGACATGCACCATGCGCTGCGCGATGTACCGCTCAATCCCGTCAACGAAGTCACGTTCATGACGACCGCGCTGGCGATGGTGAGCGCGGGACTGGGCGTGACCGTCTGCCTGCCGTATGCCGAACCGCTGGTGCGCCTGCACCAGTTGCACATGCGCCAGCTGCACGAGCCGGAACTGACGCGGCGTTTTTTTGTGTACACGCGCGACAAGCGCTCGCTCTCGCCGGCGGCGGCGAGCTTCATGGCCTTCCTGTTCAAGTTCGTCGAATCGCATGACTGGAACATTCCGGTCGCCGCCAATCACAAGCCTGCGCTATCGGCAGGCGATCACGTCGCGCCGTAG
- a CDS encoding PA0069 family radical SAM protein — MLPPRPLAAQKGRGAVSNLQGRYEVNARERFDDGWVHEDDEDEAPAPFRTQVTDEFAKTILSRNSSPDIPFNVSLNPYRGCEHGCIYCFARPSHSYLGLSPGLDFESRLFAKVNAPDLLRRELARPSYVPEPIALGVNTDAYQPCERALGITRRVLEVLHDCEHPVALISKSSLIERDIDLIAAMAAKNQAIAAVTITTLDPDISRTLEPRAAAPARRLRTIRRLTDAGIPVRVSVAPVIPFITEPELERVLEAARDAGAVSAHYVVLRLPWEVNPLFQEWLQAHFPERAQRVMNRVRDLRGGKDYDSDFSKRMHGEGVWADLIRQRFVKAVERLGMNATSGRFAQLDASRFKRPLVVPTAPTKQCGNATGQLDLFG, encoded by the coding sequence ATGCTTCCGCCGCGTCCGCTGGCGGCGCAGAAGGGGCGGGGCGCGGTGAGCAACCTGCAGGGCCGCTACGAAGTCAACGCGCGCGAGCGCTTCGACGATGGCTGGGTGCATGAAGATGACGAGGATGAGGCGCCGGCGCCCTTCCGCACCCAGGTCACGGACGAATTCGCCAAAACGATCTTGAGCCGCAACAGTTCGCCCGACATTCCTTTTAATGTGTCGCTCAATCCCTATCGTGGGTGCGAGCACGGCTGCATTTATTGTTTTGCGCGGCCGTCGCACAGTTACCTGGGGCTGTCGCCGGGGCTGGACTTCGAGAGCCGCCTGTTCGCCAAGGTCAACGCGCCCGACCTGCTGCGGCGCGAGCTGGCCAGGCCATCCTACGTGCCCGAGCCGATCGCCCTGGGCGTCAATACCGACGCCTACCAGCCGTGCGAGCGCGCTCTGGGCATCACCCGGCGCGTGCTGGAGGTGCTGCACGATTGCGAGCATCCGGTGGCGTTGATCAGCAAGTCCTCCTTGATCGAGCGCGACATCGATCTCATCGCGGCCATGGCGGCGAAAAACCAGGCGATTGCGGCGGTCACCATCACCACGCTCGACCCGGATATTTCGCGCACCCTGGAGCCGCGCGCCGCGGCACCGGCGCGGCGCCTGCGCACCATCCGGCGCCTGACGGATGCCGGCATCCCGGTGCGGGTCAGCGTCGCGCCGGTGATTCCCTTCATCACCGAGCCCGAGCTCGAACGGGTGCTGGAAGCGGCGCGCGACGCCGGGGCGGTGAGCGCGCACTACGTCGTGCTGCGCCTGCCTTGGGAAGTCAATCCGCTGTTCCAGGAATGGCTGCAGGCGCACTTTCCAGAACGGGCGCAACGGGTCATGAACCGGGTGCGCGATCTGCGCGGCGGCAAGGACTACGACAGCGACTTCAGCAAGCGCATGCACGGGGAGGGCGTCTGGGCGGATTTGATACGCCAGCGTTTCGTCAAGGCGGTGGAGCGCTTGGGCATGAATGCGACCAGCGGGCGCTTCGCGCAACTTGATGCCTCACGGTTCAAGCGGCCGCTGGTGGTGCCGACGGCGCCAACCAAACAATGCGGCAATGCGACGGGGCAGCTTGATTTGTTCGGATAG
- a CDS encoding gamma-glutamylcyclotransferase, translated as MSHNTIAINQRMDQFDGHHRVWLFGYGSLIFKADFPFIERQPATIRNWTRRFWQGSHDHRGTPAAPGRVATLIAQPGALTAGMAYLITPEVFAHLDHREKNGYLRLAIDIHFEDGGSELGLVYIASNDNAAFLGEASELDIARQIARSHGPSGANRDYLIDLAHALRELGMEDAHVFEIERHLSDMRDEGTQASR; from the coding sequence ATGTCACACAACACCATCGCCATCAACCAGCGCATGGATCAATTCGACGGTCACCATCGCGTGTGGCTGTTCGGCTACGGCTCGCTGATCTTCAAGGCGGACTTTCCCTTCATCGAACGACAACCGGCGACCATCCGCAATTGGACCCGGCGCTTCTGGCAAGGTTCACACGATCACCGCGGCACGCCGGCTGCCCCGGGCCGGGTGGCCACATTGATTGCGCAGCCCGGCGCCCTTACCGCGGGCATGGCTTACCTGATCACACCAGAAGTGTTCGCCCATCTGGACCACCGCGAAAAAAACGGCTATCTGCGCCTGGCGATCGACATCCACTTCGAGGATGGCGGCAGTGAACTCGGGCTGGTGTACATTGCAAGCAACGACAATGCCGCCTTCCTTGGCGAGGCAAGCGAGCTCGATATTGCCCGCCAAATCGCGCGCTCGCACGGCCCGAGCGGCGCCAACCGCGATTACCTGATCGACCTGGCGCACGCGCTACGCGAGCTGGGCATGGAAGACGCGCACGTGTTTGAAATCGAGCGGCATTTAAGCGACATGCGTGACGAAGGAACGCAAGCGAGCCGCTAA
- a CDS encoding esterase/lipase family protein, translating into MLPPILRAVLAPALFLSCAFQAASAANNYPIVLVHGFLGFGPEQYSNTGFKYWGGFDDIVGHMRSHQGQHQVWAASVGAISSNWDRAAELYYQIKGGCVDYGSSHTASFASFGAVRQPEGKCWAADPANNPQGYPAALYPAWDARHPIHLIGHSQGGQTIRALIELLEHGSPHGDEGGGELYKGGKTGWVVSATTMSSPNDGTSLRDAMGQSGSALTQLASGIAAMASIGNAVQPVHDFGLEQFGLRSSAAEPSAAYQQRVMSAPFSSQDNFDSAQAEMTPDGARTFNDWAKTSPSVYYFSMSNQATEAGSICCNDTDRLLFPVQNPAFQYPRADMAGLTRPYAGEWVIPSAGLRGMGSYTLAALGRVPVDRTWFVNDGVVNTVSMRAPSGHPARDYDGAPVRGSWNFLGNYKAYDHFDMIGWPKSGPRVYPIYDRVAAIVYGL; encoded by the coding sequence ATGTTGCCACCGATCCTGCGCGCAGTCCTCGCCCCCGCCCTCTTCCTGTCCTGCGCCTTCCAAGCGGCCTCAGCCGCAAACAACTATCCGATCGTCCTGGTGCACGGCTTCCTCGGCTTCGGGCCCGAGCAGTACAGCAACACCGGTTTCAAATACTGGGGCGGCTTCGACGATATCGTCGGCCACATGCGCTCGCACCAGGGCCAGCATCAGGTATGGGCCGCGTCGGTCGGGGCGATCAGCTCGAACTGGGACCGCGCGGCCGAGCTGTACTACCAGATCAAGGGCGGCTGCGTCGACTACGGCAGCAGCCACACGGCCAGCTTCGCCAGCTTTGGCGCCGTGCGCCAGCCCGAAGGCAAATGCTGGGCCGCCGACCCGGCCAACAATCCGCAAGGCTATCCGGCCGCGCTGTATCCGGCCTGGGATGCGCGCCACCCGATCCACCTGATCGGCCACAGCCAGGGCGGCCAGACCATCCGCGCCCTGATCGAACTGCTCGAACACGGCTCGCCGCACGGCGACGAAGGCGGTGGCGAGCTGTACAAGGGCGGCAAGACCGGCTGGGTCGTCAGCGCCACCACCATGTCCTCGCCCAACGACGGCACCAGCCTGCGCGACGCCATGGGCCAGTCGGGATCGGCGCTCACGCAACTGGCGAGCGGCATCGCGGCCATGGCCAGCATCGGCAACGCGGTCCAGCCGGTGCACGATTTCGGACTCGAACAATTCGGCCTGCGCAGCAGCGCGGCCGAACCGTCGGCGGCCTATCAGCAGCGGGTGATGTCCGCGCCGTTCTCGAGCCAGGACAACTTCGACTCGGCCCAGGCCGAAATGACACCCGACGGCGCGCGCACCTTCAATGACTGGGCCAAGACCTCGCCTTCGGTGTATTACTTCTCGATGAGCAACCAGGCGACCGAGGCCGGCAGCATTTGCTGCAACGACACCGACCGCCTGCTGTTCCCGGTCCAGAACCCGGCCTTCCAGTATCCGCGCGCCGACATGGCGGGTCTGACCCGGCCGTATGCGGGCGAATGGGTGATCCCGTCGGCCGGCCTGCGCGGCATGGGCTCCTACACACTGGCGGCGTTGGGCAGGGTTCCGGTCGACCGCACTTGGTTCGTCAACGATGGCGTGGTCAACACGGTCAGCATGCGTGCGCCCTCCGGCCATCCGGCGCGCGACTACGATGGCGCGCCCGTGCGCGGCAGCTGGAACTTCCTGGGCAACTACAAGGCCTACGACCACTTCGACATGATCGGCTGGCCCAAATCGGGGCCGCGCGTGTATCCGATCTACGACAGGGTCGCGGCCATTGTGTACGGCTTATGA
- a CDS encoding tRNA-uridine aminocarboxypropyltransferase has translation MRQDRGHAMLRPEVRTLALDGQSRELVGDPVGEGGRARTAAGPVNGCAQQEQAGPARRKVCAHCARPAAACICRWISPVESAVRLLILQHPMEVSNAKGSARLLHLSVAGSRLVAGEVFDPAQLGDLLAAEGRRAVLLYPDTPDDRSLGMPAPPPLPPELLHSPGQLLLVVLDGTWRKSRKMLYLNPLLHALPRLPLNGMPPSRYRIRKAHAPDQLSTLEATCHALGEIEGDHEKFLPLSRAFDDLIDAFVLHQGRL, from the coding sequence GTGCGTCAGGACCGCGGCCACGCCATGCTGAGGCCGGAAGTGCGCACTTTGGCGCTGGACGGGCAATCCAGGGAACTGGTCGGCGATCCGGTCGGCGAGGGCGGGCGCGCCCGCACGGCGGCTGGCCCGGTGAACGGCTGCGCGCAGCAAGAACAAGCCGGGCCGGCGCGGCGCAAGGTCTGTGCGCACTGCGCGCGGCCGGCCGCGGCCTGCATCTGCCGCTGGATCAGTCCGGTCGAGAGCGCGGTGCGGCTGCTGATCCTGCAGCATCCCATGGAAGTGAGCAACGCCAAGGGCAGCGCGCGCCTGCTGCACCTGAGCGTGGCGGGCAGCAGGCTGGTCGCGGGCGAGGTGTTCGATCCGGCCCAGCTCGGCGACCTGCTGGCGGCCGAGGGCCGGCGCGCGGTGCTGCTGTATCCGGACACGCCGGACGACAGGTCGCTGGGCATGCCGGCGCCGCCGCCACTACCGCCGGAACTGTTGCATTCGCCCGGGCAACTGCTGCTGGTGGTGCTCGACGGCACCTGGCGCAAGAGCCGCAAGATGCTGTATCTGAACCCCTTGCTGCATGCGCTGCCCCGCCTGCCGCTGAACGGCATGCCGCCATCGCGCTACCGCATTCGCAAGGCGCACGCGCCCGACCAGCTCTCGACCCTGGAAGCGACTTGCCATGCCTTGGGTGAGATCGAAGGCGACCATGAGAAGTTCCTCCCGCTGAGCCGCGCTTTCGATGACTTGATCGATGCGTTTGTGCTGCATCAAGGCCGGCTTTGA